In Desulfomicrobium macestii, the following proteins share a genomic window:
- a CDS encoding AI-2E family transporter, translating into MTPDCGQGPANFAERLMPALIRILVWGGVFAVVFILRSFFLLLFLTFVFGYIQNRGVNRLQGLIPNRSLRVVLVASIFLGVLITVGVFLVPRAKDQTVLFVTELPQYVERLDQELGVLGERYPMIANAIPELGALADHSSPSLGSSRVAALLQQIFGMIDHPEGQRKVNQLLDLVRGVGGRIAAIASAFLLALLFSFLIVLDLPRLSASVCSLENSKLGFVYREVAGSIRDFAMVLGKALEAQFFIALVNAVLTAIGVSLLGLGSAMAFLTVIVFLCSFIPVLGVFISSVPICLIALQSSGLTTMLLAIVMITVIHLLEGYVLNPRIYGSYMRINPVIVLVILTIGAKLFQIWGLVLGVPICTYIFGHVIQHKEEETQAPLECAREDMPD; encoded by the coding sequence ATGACCCCTGATTGCGGCCAAGGACCGGCCAATTTTGCCGAACGGCTCATGCCCGCGCTGATCAGAATCCTGGTCTGGGGCGGCGTGTTCGCAGTCGTTTTCATCCTGCGTTCCTTCTTTTTGCTTCTCTTTTTGACCTTTGTGTTCGGTTATATCCAGAATCGCGGCGTGAACAGGCTGCAGGGACTGATTCCGAACCGGTCGCTTCGGGTCGTGCTGGTGGCGAGCATATTCCTGGGCGTGCTCATTACCGTGGGAGTGTTCCTGGTGCCCCGGGCCAAGGATCAGACCGTTCTTTTCGTCACCGAACTTCCCCAATATGTGGAGCGCCTGGACCAGGAACTGGGCGTCCTGGGCGAACGCTACCCCATGATCGCCAATGCCATCCCGGAGCTTGGGGCCCTGGCCGATCACTCCTCGCCGAGCCTCGGCAGTTCGAGGGTCGCGGCCCTGCTGCAGCAGATCTTCGGCATGATCGACCATCCCGAAGGGCAGCGCAAGGTCAATCAGCTGCTTGATCTGGTGCGCGGCGTGGGTGGCCGGATCGCGGCCATCGCCTCGGCCTTTCTATTGGCCCTGCTCTTCTCTTTTCTCATAGTTCTCGATCTGCCCCGGCTATCGGCCAGCGTGTGCTCTCTTGAGAATTCCAAGCTCGGTTTCGTTTATCGCGAGGTGGCCGGCAGCATACGGGATTTCGCCATGGTCCTGGGCAAGGCCTTGGAGGCGCAGTTCTTCATCGCCCTGGTCAACGCCGTACTCACGGCCATAGGCGTGTCGTTGCTGGGTCTGGGGTCGGCCATGGCCTTTTTGACGGTCATCGTCTTTTTGTGCAGCTTTATTCCGGTCTTGGGCGTTTTCATCAGTTCGGTGCCCATCTGCCTCATCGCCCTGCAGAGTTCGGGGCTGACCACCATGCTGCTGGCCATCGTCATGATCACGGTGATTCACCTGCTTGAGGGATACGTGCTCAATCCCAGGATCTATGGCTCCTACATGCGCATAAATCCCGTCATCGTGCTCGTCATTCTGACCATCGGGGCCAAGCTGTTCCAGATCTGGGGCCTGGTGCTGGGCGTGCCCATCTGCACCTATATTTTTGGACATGTCATCCAGCACAAGGAAGAGGAGACGCAAGCCCCCCTTGAGTGTGCCCGGGAAGACATGCCGGATTGA
- a CDS encoding tRNA nucleotidyltransferase, giving the protein MKIYLVGGAVRDQVRGQGPVDFDFVAIGGDERELRRRVPGLTRVGQGIPVFVRGSSQYTISEFSSIEDDLCSRDLTINALARDDSGQIVAHPLALADLRDKILRPVAPANFLADPLRVIRAARFAAAFPDFTVHERLLEAMRGVAPDALGRVAAERVGQEVLKACAAPAPGNFLRVLQAGDRLAPWLAEFTDAHSIPAGPPEFHDASVLEHTARVMDRCAGDGLGVWMALCHDLGKTVTPAELLPRHHGHEAVGPDMAQSLALRLRLPNRHGAAGRLAARWHMAAGRYADLKPSTRVRLLLELDKAGIMKNFFRLVAADRGGEQLELARRELAVIKSVRLPEKHRDLGPRSADILLMLRCEALSENSRAEGASEDGSAGMRG; this is encoded by the coding sequence ATGAAAATCTATCTTGTCGGCGGGGCGGTGCGCGATCAGGTGCGGGGTCAGGGCCCCGTGGATTTCGATTTCGTGGCCATCGGCGGAGATGAACGCGAACTGCGCAGGCGGGTGCCGGGCCTGACCAGGGTCGGGCAGGGCATCCCGGTTTTCGTGCGTGGGAGCAGCCAGTACACGATCTCGGAGTTTTCGAGCATCGAGGACGACCTGTGTTCCCGCGACCTGACCATAAATGCCCTGGCCAGGGATGATTCCGGCCAGATTGTGGCCCATCCCCTGGCGCTTGCAGACCTGCGCGATAAGATTCTGCGCCCCGTGGCCCCGGCCAATTTTCTGGCCGATCCCTTGCGGGTCATTCGCGCGGCCCGTTTTGCCGCTGCGTTTCCCGATTTCACGGTGCACGAGCGATTGCTGGAGGCCATGCGCGGTGTCGCCCCGGATGCGCTTGGCCGCGTGGCGGCGGAAAGGGTCGGACAGGAGGTTCTCAAAGCCTGCGCCGCACCCGCGCCGGGAAATTTCCTGCGCGTGCTGCAGGCCGGGGACAGGCTTGCGCCGTGGCTGGCCGAATTCACGGACGCGCACTCCATACCGGCCGGTCCTCCGGAGTTTCACGATGCGAGCGTGCTGGAACATACCGCCAGGGTCATGGACAGGTGCGCCGGAGACGGCCTTGGGGTCTGGATGGCGCTGTGCCACGATCTGGGCAAGACCGTGACGCCAGCCGAGCTTCTGCCCCGGCACCACGGGCACGAGGCGGTCGGTCCGGACATGGCGCAAAGCCTGGCCCTGCGCTTGCGCCTTCCGAACCGTCACGGCGCGGCCGGACGGTTGGCAGCGCGCTGGCACATGGCCGCCGGACGCTACGCTGACCTCAAGCCGTCAACCCGGGTGCGCCTGCTGCTGGAACTCGACAAGGCCGGGATCATGAAGAATTTTTTCCGGCTGGTGGCGGCGGATCGTGGCGGCGAGCAGCTGGAACTGGCGCGGCGTGAACTGGCTGTGATCAAGTCCGTTCGTCTGCCGGAAAAACATCGCGACCTGGGTCCAAGGAGCGCGGACATTCTTTTGATGCTGCGTTGCGAGGCGCTCAGCGAGAATTCCAGGGCCGAAGGGGCGAGCGAAGATGGAAGTGCTGGCATGCGGGGGTGA
- a CDS encoding response regulator transcription factor, translated as MENALHIVIVEEPCLSRNVLVKALGSWGYSCEVVEDEDGAWKAALAATVPVLILADWHSDFMGCDEFFWRVRNEQALQGAYLLGGIPRGAVGAIRQCISSGADDYVYRPYDLDEVRVRLHLASKVMGLSPAGDVFPD; from the coding sequence GTGGAAAATGCACTGCACATCGTGATTGTCGAGGAGCCCTGTCTGTCGCGCAATGTTCTGGTCAAGGCGCTCGGGAGTTGGGGCTATTCGTGTGAGGTTGTCGAGGACGAGGACGGGGCCTGGAAAGCTGCCCTGGCCGCGACTGTTCCGGTGCTGATTCTGGCGGACTGGCATTCGGACTTCATGGGCTGTGACGAGTTTTTCTGGCGGGTGCGTAACGAGCAGGCCTTGCAGGGTGCGTATCTGCTGGGCGGAATCCCGCGCGGGGCCGTGGGGGCGATCCGCCAGTGCATCTCTTCCGGAGCCGACGATTACGTCTATCGTCCCTATGACCTCGACGAAGTGCGCGTGCGGCTGCATCTGGCATCCAAGGTCATGGGCCTGTCACCGGCAGGGGACGTTTTTCCGGACTGA
- a CDS encoding TolB-like translocation protein: MKWSVASGMAVILVFCLFALGGHAAPGAADDILVYERQGWIWSCDGEGGKQKRLTRGARPGVSPDGGQIAFFRPSEAGHEEMSDLWIIAPRSGTEKRIASSLFAASAPVWSVKGAWLAFLARDARALTSLVVMSADGSAVTTPLREDGEGVGFLCALSVTPQDSLLVHDMANAYWVNPAGGVLKSVPLAKIMGSRAQGVTSMDSFSVCPTDPTVLVFSHAVSGTPRFESIMHEPSSALSLHDSWVGVGKNMQITPREITAFDPVWSMDGKRIYFVGYRDTLATDAELFRILRVDRFGSGLKELVSGESVSVGSGSAGR; the protein is encoded by the coding sequence ATGAAGTGGTCTGTTGCAAGCGGCATGGCGGTGATTCTTGTTTTCTGTCTTTTTGCGCTGGGGGGGCATGCTGCTCCGGGGGCGGCGGACGATATCCTGGTCTATGAGCGTCAGGGCTGGATCTGGAGCTGCGATGGCGAAGGCGGGAAGCAGAAGCGCCTGACCCGGGGCGCAAGGCCTGGTGTCAGCCCGGACGGAGGGCAGATCGCCTTTTTCCGGCCAAGCGAGGCCGGGCATGAAGAGATGTCCGACTTGTGGATCATCGCTCCACGGAGCGGTACGGAAAAGAGGATCGCTTCGTCGCTTTTCGCCGCCTCCGCTCCGGTCTGGTCCGTAAAGGGCGCCTGGCTTGCCTTCCTGGCCCGCGACGCCCGCGCGCTCACCAGTCTTGTGGTCATGTCCGCCGACGGTTCGGCAGTGACCACTCCCTTGCGCGAGGACGGCGAGGGCGTGGGATTTCTCTGCGCGCTGTCCGTCACTCCGCAGGACTCCCTGCTGGTGCACGACATGGCCAATGCCTACTGGGTGAACCCTGCCGGCGGGGTGCTCAAAAGCGTTCCGCTGGCGAAGATCATGGGCTCAAGGGCGCAAGGCGTCACCAGCATGGACAGTTTTTCGGTCTGTCCGACGGACCCGACGGTGCTTGTCTTCAGCCACGCGGTTTCCGGCACCCCGCGTTTCGAGAGCATCATGCACGAGCCAAGTTCCGCCCTGTCCCTGCATGACAGCTGGGTCGGCGTGGGCAAGAACATGCAGATCACGCCGCGTGAGATCACGGCCTTTGATCCGGTCTGGTCCATGGACGGCAAGCGAATCTATTTCGTCGGCTACCGGGACACCCTGGCCACCGATGCGGAGCTGTTCCGGATTTTGCGTGTCGACCGTTTCGGTTCGGGGCTCAAGGAATTGGTGTCTGGGGAGAGCGTAAGCGTCGGGTCAGGGTCCGCCGGGCGATGA
- a CDS encoding phosphopentomutase, giving the protein MRRVCLLVLDSLGVGGALDAAQFNDLGADTLGHIATACAQGLADVGRKGPLRLPTLSDLGLGLAAELSTGELPPGLEVPGRILGRYGCASEISRGKDTPSGHFEMTGAPVFLDWGYFTPDTSSIPKDLLDELSARAGLPGVLGNCKASGIEILTRLGEEHLRSGRPIVYTSVDSVLQIAAHEEAFGLERLYEVCAIARELADKYRIARVIARPFMGRDRGSFVRTGNRRDYSIPAPSPTILDLLTAAGGTVLCVGKVGDIFAHRGVGRSIRAHGHDRLMDATLAAWDGAGDRTLVMTNFVDFDSVHGHRRDVAGYARALESLDARLPELLSRLMPGDLCILTADHGCDPTWPGTDHTRERVPVLAVGPGIAPGCMGVRDSLSDIGASVAHFFGIDGTGHGRSFFAQDELSNIS; this is encoded by the coding sequence ATGAGGCGGGTCTGCCTGCTTGTGCTTGATTCCCTGGGAGTGGGCGGAGCCTTGGACGCGGCACAATTCAATGACCTTGGTGCGGACACGCTGGGGCACATCGCCACGGCCTGCGCCCAGGGATTGGCCGACGTCGGCCGCAAGGGGCCGCTTCGGCTCCCGACGCTTTCTGACCTGGGACTGGGGCTGGCGGCCGAATTGTCCACGGGAGAGCTTCCTCCCGGCCTTGAGGTGCCCGGACGTATTTTGGGCAGGTATGGATGCGCCTCGGAAATCAGCCGGGGCAAGGACACTCCGAGCGGTCACTTTGAAATGACCGGCGCTCCGGTGTTCCTTGATTGGGGGTACTTCACGCCGGACACGAGCTCCATCCCGAAGGATCTGCTGGACGAGCTGTCGGCCCGCGCCGGTCTGCCCGGAGTGCTGGGCAACTGCAAGGCGTCGGGCATAGAGATCCTGACCCGCCTCGGCGAGGAACATCTGCGCAGCGGCCGGCCCATCGTCTACACATCCGTGGACTCCGTGTTGCAGATCGCGGCCCATGAGGAGGCCTTTGGTCTTGAACGTCTGTACGAGGTCTGCGCCATCGCTCGGGAACTGGCCGACAAATATCGCATCGCCCGGGTTATCGCCCGGCCCTTTATGGGGCGGGATCGCGGCTCCTTTGTGCGGACCGGCAACCGTCGCGATTATTCCATTCCCGCCCCCTCGCCCACCATCCTTGATCTTCTGACGGCGGCTGGAGGAACGGTCTTGTGTGTTGGCAAGGTCGGAGATATTTTCGCCCATCGGGGAGTAGGCAGAAGCATCCGCGCCCATGGCCACGACCGCCTCATGGACGCGACCCTGGCCGCCTGGGATGGCGCCGGGGACCGGACCCTGGTCATGACGAATTTCGTTGATTTTGATTCGGTTCATGGTCATCGTCGGGACGTGGCCGGATATGCCCGCGCGCTCGAGTCCCTGGATGCCCGCTTGCCCGAACTCCTGTCGCGACTCATGCCGGGGGACCTGTGCATTCTGACCGCCGACCACGGCTGCGACCCGACCTGGCCCGGCACGGACCATACCCGGGAGCGGGTGCCTGTTCTGGCGGTGGGTCCGGGGATTGCCCCCGGATGCATGGGCGTCCGTGACTCGCTGAGCGATATCGGGGCCTCGGTGGCGCATTTTTTCGGTATCGACGGAACCGGACATGGCCGGTCGTTTTTTGCTCAAGATGAGCTCTCAAACATTTCCTAA
- the recQ gene encoding DNA helicase RecQ, with amino-acid sequence MPKPIDVLRTVFGYDGFVGPQESIIETLLAGRDAVVLMPTGGGKSLCYQIPALIRPGTAVVVSPLIALMRDQVQSLTQNGVRAAYLNSSLSAAEARGVEAELLAGRLDLIYVAPERLFLAGFLEQLGRIPLALFAIDEAHCVSQWGHDFRPEYTRLGMIAERFPEVPRLALTATADDLTRADIIRQLGLESARVFASGFDRPGIRYLVALKDHPEQQLADFLRAQPAGDAGIVYRMSRKKVEATAASLGKQGFTALPYHAGLDPATRERNQERFMREDGVIMVATVAFGMGVDKPNVRFVVHLDPPTSLEAYHQETGRAGRDGLPAVALMTYGLGDIAMLRRLVAMDAGSTRLPADTQEGRGESRVRHERLKQQKLTSLLGFCETTNCRRQVLLRYFGQELPEPCGNCDICLDPVESWDGTVAAQKALSTIFRVQEGFGAGHLADVLVGKQTKAVERWGHEAVSTFGIGTELSRPEWLSVYRQLVAAGLADVDMEGYGALKLNAHSWEVMRGGRTVALRRDPVQVRGAQKPLAPKMAEVSSPEARELWESLRALRLEISREQGVPPYAVFSDRTLLEMVRYRPRAVADLHGISGVGRMKLGAYGERFVEILQQHESEHGRPEDVPDVPAPRVQKTKPGAQVLSGTEQTSLDLFREEGGVEAVAGARGLKPATIYGHLVKAIALGHVSAAEVTGLTRGQLSRIEDMIGSMRARGVASLGAVIDALDGEFSYEILRCVQAGMLREQAEQA; translated from the coding sequence ATGCCCAAGCCCATTGATGTTCTGCGTACGGTTTTCGGTTACGACGGGTTCGTCGGACCGCAGGAATCCATAATCGAAACCCTGTTGGCCGGGCGCGATGCCGTCGTGCTCATGCCCACCGGCGGGGGAAAATCCCTGTGTTATCAGATTCCCGCCCTGATCCGGCCCGGCACCGCCGTTGTCGTCTCTCCGCTCATCGCGCTCATGCGCGATCAGGTGCAGAGTCTGACTCAAAATGGCGTGCGCGCGGCTTATCTGAACTCCTCGCTTTCGGCGGCCGAGGCCCGGGGGGTCGAGGCCGAGCTGCTGGCCGGGCGGCTGGATCTGATCTATGTCGCCCCGGAACGCCTGTTCCTGGCCGGTTTTCTGGAGCAGCTCGGGCGTATCCCGCTGGCGCTCTTCGCCATCGACGAAGCGCATTGCGTGTCCCAGTGGGGCCACGATTTCAGGCCCGAATACACCCGCCTCGGAATGATCGCCGAGCGTTTCCCCGAGGTCCCGCGTCTGGCCCTGACCGCCACGGCCGACGACTTGACCCGGGCGGACATCATCCGCCAGCTTGGCCTGGAGTCGGCGCGGGTCTTTGCCTCGGGTTTTGATCGGCCGGGTATCCGTTATCTTGTCGCGCTCAAGGACCACCCCGAGCAGCAGCTTGCCGATTTTCTGCGCGCGCAGCCTGCCGGAGATGCGGGCATCGTCTACCGCATGTCCCGTAAGAAGGTCGAGGCCACGGCCGCGAGCCTTGGCAAACAGGGGTTTACGGCCCTGCCTTACCACGCGGGGCTGGATCCGGCCACGCGTGAGCGCAACCAGGAGCGTTTCATGCGCGAGGACGGGGTGATCATGGTCGCCACCGTCGCTTTCGGCATGGGCGTGGACAAGCCGAACGTGCGTTTCGTGGTTCATCTCGATCCTCCCACGAGTCTTGAGGCCTATCATCAGGAAACGGGCCGCGCGGGCCGGGACGGCCTGCCTGCCGTGGCCCTCATGACCTACGGCCTGGGCGACATCGCCATGCTGCGCCGGCTGGTGGCCATGGACGCGGGATCGACCCGCCTTCCCGCCGACACGCAGGAAGGAAGGGGGGAAAGCCGGGTGCGGCACGAACGCCTCAAACAGCAGAAGCTGACCTCTCTGCTCGGATTCTGCGAGACCACCAACTGTCGGCGGCAGGTGCTGTTGCGCTATTTCGGCCAGGAGCTGCCCGAGCCTTGCGGAAACTGCGACATTTGCCTTGACCCCGTCGAGTCCTGGGATGGAACAGTGGCGGCCCAGAAGGCCCTGTCGACCATCTTCCGGGTCCAGGAAGGCTTTGGCGCGGGGCATCTGGCCGACGTGCTGGTCGGCAAGCAGACCAAGGCCGTCGAACGCTGGGGTCACGAGGCGGTCTCGACATTCGGCATCGGCACGGAACTGTCCCGGCCGGAATGGCTCAGCGTCTACCGCCAACTGGTGGCGGCCGGGCTGGCCGACGTGGACATGGAAGGGTATGGGGCCCTGAAGCTCAATGCCCACAGCTGGGAAGTCATGAGGGGCGGACGAACCGTGGCCCTGCGCCGCGATCCGGTTCAGGTCAGGGGAGCGCAAAAGCCCCTAGCGCCCAAGATGGCGGAGGTGTCCTCGCCCGAGGCCCGGGAACTGTGGGAAAGCCTGCGCGCGTTGCGGCTGGAAATTTCCCGCGAACAGGGCGTGCCGCCCTACGCGGTTTTTTCGGACCGGACTCTTTTGGAGATGGTTCGCTACAGGCCGCGGGCTGTTGCGGACCTGCATGGCATCAGTGGAGTGGGGCGGATGAAGCTTGGGGCCTATGGGGAGCGCTTTGTCGAGATCTTGCAACAACACGAGTCCGAACACGGCCGCCCCGAGGACGTGCCCGACGTTCCCGCGCCGCGCGTCCAGAAGACCAAACCTGGAGCGCAGGTGCTGTCCGGCACGGAACAGACCAGCTTGGATCTGTTCCGGGAAGAGGGGGGCGTCGAGGCGGTGGCCGGAGCCAGGGGGCTGAAGCCCGCCACGATCTATGGCCATCTGGTCAAGGCCATCGCCCTGGGACATGTCTCGGCGGCGGAGGTCACGGGCCTGACCCGTGGGCAGCTCTCGCGCATAGAGGACATGATTGGGTCCATGCGGGCGCGCGGCGTGGCCTCTCTTGGCGCGGTGATCGATGCGCTCGATGGGGAATTCAGCTACGAGATCCTGCGTTGCGTCCAGGCCGGGATGCTGAGGGAACAAGCGGAGCAGGCATGA
- the pyrR gene encoding bifunctional pyr operon transcriptional regulator/uracil phosphoribosyltransferase PyrR, with product MHRSKEIMAARDIERTLDRLACQILEQITDHESIALVGIQRRGADLACRLCGLLSERTRRKIPCGELDINLYRDDWTSSTATPNINATRIDFSVEDKTIILIDDVLFTGRTIRCALEAILDFGRPEAVKLLVLVDRGHRELPIQADFIGKSVPTERDQQINVFLQERDGKDQVVLS from the coding sequence ATGCACCGCAGCAAGGAAATCATGGCCGCTCGCGATATCGAGCGCACACTTGACCGTCTCGCCTGTCAGATTCTGGAACAGATCACGGACCACGAGTCCATTGCCCTGGTCGGCATCCAGCGGCGTGGCGCGGACCTCGCATGCAGGCTGTGCGGCCTCCTGTCGGAACGCACCCGGCGGAAAATTCCCTGTGGTGAACTGGACATCAACCTGTACAGGGATGACTGGACCTCTTCCACGGCCACTCCGAACATCAACGCCACGCGCATCGATTTTTCCGTGGAGGACAAGACCATAATCCTCATCGACGATGTGCTCTTCACCGGGCGGACCATCCGCTGCGCCCTGGAGGCCATTCTGGATTTCGGCAGACCCGAGGCCGTGAAGCTTCTCGTGCTGGTCGACCGCGGGCATCGCGAACTGCCCATTCAGGCCGATTTTATCGGCAAGAGCGTGCCCACCGAGCGGGATCAGCAGATAAATGTGTTCCTGCAGGAGCGCGACGGAAAGGATCAGGTCGTGCTGAGCTGA
- a CDS encoding SPFH domain-containing protein yields MGVDNLFFLELIEWFDDSGQEFAQRFPKEGSGEIKYGAQMVVRESQAGIFFYNGKAVHVFGPGRHTLKTANIPILNKIMGIPWGLESPLRAEAYMVNTKVFPNLKWGTREPVAFKDSELGLIRLRAYGMFNIQIVQPLLFINSLVGTMGSFSVTDLSDYLGKVIVSRFNDYLGENMDTILNLPSRYEAWSAGLRERLQDDFRHFGLSLNQLFINAITPPPEVQKAMDDKTKLGMFDDMNKLMQLKAASAMEKAAANPGSAGESMGLGVGFMMPSLMAQAMQMAGQSATAPTAQPDGLKCPECSQPIRQDDKFCPSCGHQLVVFEQCKGCGKNLAPGTRFCPRCGRQAGSVRETAKCPSCGQENLASSTFCNHCGERMA; encoded by the coding sequence ATGGGCGTCGACAATCTTTTCTTTCTTGAGCTCATCGAGTGGTTTGACGACAGCGGGCAGGAATTCGCGCAGCGATTTCCAAAGGAGGGCTCCGGCGAAATCAAGTACGGCGCGCAGATGGTCGTGCGCGAATCCCAGGCCGGCATCTTCTTCTACAACGGCAAGGCAGTGCATGTCTTCGGTCCGGGCAGGCACACCCTGAAGACCGCCAACATCCCCATCCTGAACAAGATCATGGGCATCCCCTGGGGGCTTGAGAGCCCGCTGCGGGCGGAAGCCTACATGGTCAACACCAAGGTCTTCCCCAATCTCAAATGGGGCACCCGGGAGCCGGTGGCCTTCAAGGACTCGGAGCTCGGACTGATCCGCCTGCGCGCCTACGGCATGTTCAACATCCAGATCGTGCAGCCCCTGCTCTTCATCAACTCCCTGGTGGGCACCATGGGCTCTTTTTCCGTGACGGACTTAAGCGACTATCTGGGCAAGGTCATCGTCTCCAGGTTCAACGATTACCTGGGCGAAAACATGGACACCATCCTGAACCTGCCCAGCCGTTACGAAGCGTGGTCCGCAGGCCTGCGCGAACGGCTGCAGGATGATTTCCGCCATTTCGGGCTGTCGCTCAACCAGCTCTTCATCAACGCCATCACGCCGCCGCCCGAAGTCCAGAAGGCCATGGACGACAAGACCAAGCTCGGCATGTTCGACGACATGAACAAGCTGATGCAGCTCAAGGCTGCGTCCGCCATGGAAAAGGCGGCCGCGAACCCCGGCAGCGCGGGCGAGTCCATGGGCCTCGGGGTGGGCTTCATGATGCCCTCGCTCATGGCCCAGGCCATGCAGATGGCAGGGCAGTCCGCCACGGCGCCGACCGCGCAGCCAGACGGCCTCAAATGCCCGGAATGCAGCCAGCCCATCCGCCAGGACGACAAGTTCTGCCCCTCCTGCGGACACCAGCTGGTTGTTTTCGAACAGTGCAAGGGGTGCGGGAAAAACCTGGCTCCTGGCACGCGCTTCTGTCCCCGTTGCGGCAGACAGGCGGGCAGCGTCCGCGAAACGGCAAAATGCCCGTCCTGCGGTCAGGAAAATCTGGCCTCATCCACGTTCTGCAACCATTGCGGGGAGCGCATGGCCTGA
- the deoC gene encoding deoxyribose-phosphate aldolase, giving the protein MQDILNRSGQIMVSLLDLTSLTGVETEADIEALCSRASGPCGQVAAICVFPRHLPWAKAGLKRRSLEGVGLATVVNFPGGDLDPAGSVREIEEALVLGATEVDLVFPYRAFLDGREKEVAKYLDACRGACPVLLKIILETGVLGSPEAIQAACSLAVDHGADFLKTSTGKAAVHATPEAARVMLQVIAQKGTPTGFKASGGLRTMADAQVYLDLAEEIMGKDWIGPHTFRFGASSLLDDILARTNSTESA; this is encoded by the coding sequence ATGCAGGATATTCTGAATCGATCCGGGCAGATAATGGTTTCGCTTCTGGATCTGACCTCCCTGACCGGCGTCGAAACCGAGGCCGATATCGAGGCGCTTTGTTCCCGGGCGTCCGGACCGTGCGGCCAGGTTGCCGCCATCTGCGTTTTTCCCCGTCATCTTCCCTGGGCGAAGGCCGGGCTCAAGCGTAGATCTCTTGAAGGGGTCGGGCTGGCCACCGTGGTGAATTTTCCGGGAGGCGATCTCGACCCCGCTGGGAGCGTGCGCGAGATCGAAGAGGCCCTTGTTCTTGGGGCCACGGAAGTGGATCTTGTCTTTCCTTACCGGGCGTTTCTGGATGGCCGGGAAAAGGAGGTGGCGAAATATCTCGACGCCTGCCGCGGGGCCTGTCCGGTACTGCTCAAGATCATTCTCGAGACCGGAGTGCTGGGGAGCCCGGAGGCGATCCAGGCGGCCTGCAGTCTGGCCGTGGATCACGGCGCGGATTTTTTGAAGACCTCCACGGGCAAGGCCGCGGTCCACGCCACGCCCGAGGCGGCCCGGGTCATGCTCCAGGTTATCGCCCAAAAGGGCACTCCGACAGGCTTCAAGGCTTCGGGCGGATTGCGCACCATGGCCGATGCCCAGGTCTATCTGGATTTGGCGGAGGAGATCATGGGCAAGGACTGGATCGGTCCACATACTTTTCGCTTCGGAGCCAGCAGCCTGCTGGATGATATCCTGGCCCGGACAAACTCGACGGAGAGTGCATGA
- a CDS encoding substrate-binding periplasmic protein, whose amino-acid sequence MIIPRNPHLLLLAMLVFLVFPASVRADQVLTGSPLWDGFTSDDGQGLYHDLMRAIYGPGGNTVRHLEVPAKRGLIMVREGTIDIYTCLPDPVDGLELAKEPMYEGEFHAVFRKAACPFWDGVSSMTNKRLVWRLGYYSPKDFPVPIEFSETTSGTEALERVVRGGADFYVDDRNLITESMRGLKTPLDKNDYRIESVGFRQYFPVFSTSKRGRELRQVFEEGMRGLADQGKLAPIYEKWRLPMPRTYQK is encoded by the coding sequence ATGATCATCCCCCGAAACCCGCACCTGCTCCTCCTTGCCATGCTCGTTTTCCTGGTGTTCCCTGCGTCCGTTCGCGCCGACCAGGTGCTCACCGGGTCCCCACTGTGGGATGGCTTCACCAGCGACGACGGCCAGGGACTATACCACGACCTGATGCGCGCCATCTACGGCCCCGGTGGAAATACGGTCCGTCACCTGGAGGTGCCGGCCAAGCGAGGGCTCATCATGGTCCGCGAAGGCACGATCGACATCTACACGTGCCTGCCGGACCCCGTGGACGGCCTGGAGCTGGCAAAAGAACCCATGTATGAAGGCGAGTTCCACGCCGTCTTCCGCAAGGCCGCCTGCCCCTTCTGGGATGGAGTGTCTTCCATGACGAACAAACGTTTGGTCTGGAGGCTCGGGTATTACAGCCCCAAGGATTTCCCGGTGCCTATCGAGTTCAGCGAAACCACCAGCGGAACCGAAGCCCTGGAGCGGGTCGTTCGCGGCGGGGCCGACTTCTACGTCGACGACCGCAACCTCATCACTGAATCCATGCGGGGTCTCAAAACGCCCCTCGATAAAAATGATTACCGCATCGAATCCGTGGGATTCCGCCAGTATTTCCCCGTCTTCTCCACATCCAAGCGCGGCCGGGAGCTGCGCCAGGTCTTTGAAGAGGGCATGCGCGGACTGGCCGATCAGGGCAAGCTGGCCCCGATCTACGAAAAATGGCGACTGCCCATGCCGAGGACATATCAAAAATAG